Genomic window (Tetrapisispora phaffii CBS 4417 chromosome 15, complete genome):
GTCTgataaaaagataaattcAGTAAACCTATTAGTTTTCCTACCATGGATAACTTCCTCTGTCCTGAATCAGTATTTATCCATTTTATCTTTAAGTCCTCTATTGTAAAATTGTCAACTAGCTTATCAAAGTTTGCCGTTATGTTAGCCTTAACGGGCAAGAATGGAAATACATCAAAAGCTTCTTTCATAATTTGTCCAGGTATAAGGCAATTCTGACaattttcatcttctaCTAGGGATGGTTTAGTCTGGATTGTTATTAGTTCAGTAGAGTTTAGAAGTTTATCAATTAACCTTGACATTGGGGtttgtatattttcatcattgtACCAGCAAATGTCGTTCATTAATTCATTTGGAAAGAAGTCAAAAATACTAGCAGATCCtccaattttaattttttccaCATTTCGTATAGGGAATGAGTTAGTTAACAGATCTATATTATGAAGGGAAATATCAAAGACACCATTACAATTTGGTAATTTTAATTGCCATTTCAACTTTGGCAACTTCATGTTTCGGGGTATTTCGATTAATTTAGAATAATCTATAAAGGTAGGTATTTCTGCTGTAAAATCCGCATCAAAACCAGTTTCTGAATCAGTTACTCTAATGCTGTTTATAGTTATGTTGTCAAAGAGATGCCTAAGCTGATCAGCGCCTTCTTCATTCTTTTtccaattaataaatttttgcCAATTaagtttaatattatccAATGTATAGAATCTTAAATTAGCACCAAATAGTAAATAGCTCTTTTTAGACAATTTGAGTGACATATCAGaccaaatatttaaatggtCGTAATCTTTCttccatatttttttcagcACATCGACAATATTTTTCGTGTTGGGcttcaataataaagttaTCTTGATAGGAGTTGTGATGTTATTCCTCACATTGATGCAAATTGTGTCCTTTAAGAAAATCGTACCTAATTCCTTCGATTCCTCGTTCATACCGTTGTATGTGGaaatgttttcaaaatcaatacataattctttaattaCGTGctcattaatatttcttaacgattttttttggaaatCAGTTAATTCCGAAGTATAGTTTTTAGAGTTCCATTTATCATAATTCAGTGTGATATTAGTAAAAGCAGAAATCTGTAAAAACTTTCCtccatcattatttaaagcATCTCCCCCATCTGTCCAACCGTCTAGACTTACTCTATTGACCTCAACTTGGGAGATGTCAAAAATACTTTGCTGAATCACATCATTAGGGGGTATATTCGattttatgaatatatagAAGGATGTTAAGATGATAATCCCCAAAAAGAAACATGAGACTATTACACTCTTTTTCGTTCTCTCCCGTATGAGAGCTCTTTGCCtgatatcattttcagGTGCAGCAGGTTGGTTCAAAAGTTGCTGTGTCTCTAGGTCTCTTTCTTCCATTTAGTATGATTTGACTGTTATATGTGTAAAATGCAGTTGATaggaatatataaaattttggaTATGAGTGTAATAACTTATTAATGGTCAAATGCTTTCACCTGTTACTCAAGATTGACTAAGAATATCAACTTTTATGACAACCctttcaattaaatatagaAGTACTTGCTTTAAATGAGCCTTTTTTAtacttcaaatattgattttttaaacaaACGGAGCTTCATGAAAATAGACTTATACTTTATTTAGTTAGGtaaacttttaaaaataacaaacaaaagaaataacGGGCATGTGGCGTAGTTGGTAGCGCGCTCCCTTAGCATGGGAGAGGTCTTCGGTTCGACTCCGGACTTGTCCATTTctttttacttttttttcCTTCACCATTCAAAAAATggtattatttatattttgttcttcTAGAATATGCATTAACTAAACCAAAGGTTGTCACTAAGTAACTTAATTTACAAGTTTAAGATGACTAATTTGGTAAAttagtaaaaatataagagcaaaatatatatttttacagAAATGTTTgattaaaaaacaaaatatatgaCGTACGTTTAAaagttgataatattaatatactAGAACAATAACGAACCCGCCAATGATATTGTCAATTGTCTTCAAGTTCATTTGACCTTACTAATTATACTTTGTCTTTATAATTAGTAAAAAATGGATACTTCAACTTCTAGTTATAAACCTCAGATTTTGACAAGCTGCCAAAGGTGTGTCTGGATGAATCTTTTTATCGCTCAATATTAATCAAGTAAAGCTTGCCTTTCTTTTAAAGTATGGCAGAAAATACAATTTAGCATCGGTAGCTAGATCAATGttataagaaaaataattaaagataGCTTGCGTGCATACATTCTGGCTATCGATAGGTATCATGTATTTGTAATTTCTCGGTTCATGGGTTTTCAGATGAGTCTTTGGTAGCTcatcaaaagaaaacattaaattaGTAGGATTAGAAATCAACAGAAATGCACAGTTACTCGAATCTGTAACTTCGGCTGGCAAGGTAAAATTGGAAACATCCGGCACCCTGAAGTATCACTATCCTACAGATTCCAGCATGGTTCGATGGGTGACAGAGTTATCTCATCAAGAAGCACGTTGGGGCTCTCTAGATTGGCAACCAAACATCGTACTCTTAATGCATGCTTGAAATATCAACACTTCTTGCATTCATCAGCAATCGTTTCATGAACCTACAGAACGTGAATGTGTTGTGAATGGTTGCAGGCAAATGCACTGCGAACCGTTTTTTAATGGGCGACAGGTCCGCTTGATGGGCAACCACCTCTCGTTTCCGATTTCCGCTCCGACGCTGCGAGATTGGGCATCGCATTGCATATGCAGTGTGTCTGGAATCTACAAGTTGGTCAGTACCAGGATGATGATTAATGTATTTCTTGAAGTATGCTCGAATGGGTGAGTGTGTGGGGACGGGTAGGCTTGCATCAATAACCATCCTCATACTAACCATCCATTGATATAAGAGAATTTCTTGAAGCTTGAAGTTCAATGGGCGTTAAAACCAGGCATTTATTTGGGATATAAAATGACAGCAATTCATGTAGGCTTTGATCGATTGTAACTTAGATGTTATTTTTGGCATTATGTAGTTTTAATGCCAACGTATCTTAATACTACATCAACAACAACTAAAAgtaaaaagatataaaataacaacaacaataatggCTGTCTTAGTTACTGGTGCTTCAGGTTTCATTGCTTTACATGTAATTAACTTATTGCTATCGCAGAATTATAAAGTTATCGGAACAGTTAGATCGCAAGATAAAGTTGATAAGataattaaacaatttaataatcCAAATTTATCATTCGAACTTGTCACTGACATAACCAAACTAGATGCATTTGACGAAACGTTAAAGAAACATAGCAACGAAATCGACTATGTCATACATATGGCTTCTCCATTGCCTGACGAAGGCAACActgattttgaaaaccaTTACTTGTTACCAGCAGTCAATGGTACAAAAAGTGTATTAAGTGCTATTAAAAAGTTTGCTCCAAAAGGCGTCAAACATGTTGTGATGACATCATCTATTGTTGCAATGTTAAATGTCAACGACGACTCAGCAATCACGACAGAGAAAGATTGGAATCCAATAACATGGGAACAGGCAAAGACTAGTTCTTTTCTGTGCTACTTTGGATCGAAGACATATTCTGAAAAGGCTGCTTGGGATTTCTTAAAGGAAAACAAAGATGAGGttgatttcaaattcaCTACCGTGAATCCAGTTATGGTATTTGGAAGACAAATGTTTGACGAAGATGTTAAAGATACATTAAATGTTTCTTGTGAATAtgtcaataaaattttgtaCCTTCCACCAACTGAAAAACTGTCTCAAGACTATGCAATGAGTTACGTTCATGTTGATGATGTGGCTCTGGCACATGTTATGGCTATGCGGGAGGACAGACTTGATGGTGAAAGATTGTTATTGTCTGCAGGGACCTATAGTGACCAACTGGTTGCCAATTCGATTAACAAACAGTTCCCACAAGTGAAAGGTACAATTCCTGCagcaattgaaaattgtGACAAACTTATGATTCGTTATGATTCAATAGCAacacaaaaacaattaGGTATTGAATGGAAGAGTTTTGATGTCGCCGTTTATGATATTGCTCATCAAGCTTTAAAGAGACTAGGCAAGTTATGATTGCCCATTACCGTCCTCTAtactttattaaatgacGTATTTCATCCAGTCATTATTTGCAGTtcataatttatttaatttctttagaaAATCAAGCTCAATGTAAGTGACatgttaataaaattgacGTCGACTGACTTGGTGTCTTGGATATTAGAATTCGTTTAtacataaaatataaataaatagataCTATCATACACTGATACGGTTAATAATGGTAAACTTTTTTACTCTAATTAATTGAAGTTCATGTTTCATTAACTTGTCATTTAGGTATCACAATAGATGCGTCGCTGAGGTCACTCGATTGACATAGCGTTAAAGCAGCCATTCGAACAAACTGATACAAAAGGATTAGAAGTTCACGTACACTTAAATCTTAAATGGCACTATCGTGTACTTGTAAAGAACTCAAGTGGTTATCCAGAACCTCTGCATCCAAGGTTAATGCTATTCTCTTCAGtaatattgttatataAGTCGgagatattttattaataataatcgATCAACTCACTATGTATGACCTATATAGAAATACGTAATACATGCAACTAATAAAGTGACCATTTGTTTGTCTTCTATACCTATAACTTTCGTATGAGTTCATTTACTTCACTAGAACAATCTAGTTAGATCTCGTATGGATCTTGCTTctataaataattgttcACATATTAATATACAACTGACTAAATTGAATCTGGTTTCTAACTTCATTAGTGGACACTCGTCCAAGTGTCAATCGAATATACGATAATACTAATACATACTTCGCATTCTAgcagataatattttaatagaaTTCGCTATTTATAGTTTATGTAACAAGAGAACCAATcagataaaatattatagttGTTAGCTACCAATGTTGGAAATGTAACTGGTCGTATAAGTGACTATACGATACCGGATATTACCTCTATACGAGACTATTGTTGcaaacctgaaacaatagtgactgcaagaatgtaatagcagaattcctaatgcataaatagtactgtagaaccatcagcctgccgtacgtgttcaactcgacgacatcgtctcgttggacagaacggtggattgaaatattatgtatatataaaccccggtaatcaatagtaaataattcattgatccaggtccaagagaccagagagattaatctaaatatctattatataatttaacaactattaatatattaaaacaatgaaTTCATCTATTGAGCAGTTTCTTTGCTGTCGGAGAATATGAGGATATCATCTAGATAGACACAAACGAAGGTTAAGCCTCGGAATAGGTCAGACATGTGTCGGGCAAAAGTACTAGGGGCGTTAACCAGCCCAAAAGGCATAACtgtatattcatatttacCGGAGGGTGTGACAAAAGCGGTCTTGTATTGATCGTCTTTGTTCATGGGAATCTGGTGGTAGCCACTATGAAGATCTAACGTCGAAAAGACGGAAGCATCTCCAATGCCACTAAGGAGATCATTTATACGTGGTAACGGAGACGGGTCAGCGATGGTGGCCTTATTCAGGGCTCGGTAGTCAACACATAAACGGTATGTGTCATCTTTCTTCTTGACCAGTACAATTGGGGAACTACAGGGAGATTTCGATGGTACAATGAACTTCTTTTCTAAGAGGTCATCTATGATGGTGTTGAGTTCCAATTGTAGCCTGGGCGTTAGACGCTAGGGTTGTAGACGTGGTAGGCGTGCGTTCTCTTTGATTGTTATTTCGTGAGTGGTGGTGTGTTCTGATAGCGGGGGTTTCGGTGGTAGGTCGTTTCTGACGATCTCGGAATATTTGCGGATTAAGACATTGGGCAACTTGTTAAAAGAGTCATGTCTTCAGATTGAGATACTTTCTTGATGCATACCATCATGGTGGCTGTTTCTATATCACTAATCAAGCCAGGGTTGTTTAGTATAGCATTATCGAGGTTGGGTTCGGATATTGTGCTGAGGTGTTGTTCTTGAGCCTCTTCTGCTATTTCAGATTGACGGGCCATAATAGACTCAACCGGTTTCAGGATTTCTGCTGGTTCAGGATTAATACATTCCAGCATTTCAGACTTCGCTTCTTTAGCGGTTTTCAGGGATTCAGATGTCAGAGGTTCAGATTTCAGAGGTTCAGATTTCAGAGATTCGGATTTAACGAATTTAGCAGATTTAACGGATTTCAGAGATTCAGATTTAACGAATTTAGCAGATTTAACGGATTTCAGAGATTTCAGAGATTTAACGGATTCAGCAGATTCAGCGGATTCTATCCTTGGTCCTTCTTTCAGGGTTGGATACTTGTCCAATATTGGGTTTCCAATTAATAGATCATGTTCCATATGGTTCATGATGTACGCCCAGATAGTAATAACTTGATTTGTTGTAGATACGGGAATTTGTGCGGCCAGAGATGTGTGTTTTATTTCATTGGAAGTGAACCCTTTAAAGCTAAACGGTGATGCTTCGTGATATGGTAGCTTAAGCTTTTGGACAATATCTTTACGGATAAAGGATGTTGGGGAACCACTGTCTAATAGGACATTTAATTGTGTACCTTGGACAGTTAGCTGCGTGGTTAATGTTGTTCCCACAACAGGATTCAGGATAGTATTAATGATCGGATATAACGTTTTAGAGGAGTTATAAACCTCGTCGGATTTCTTAGATTGATCGAGAACTCGCATTGTTGCTAGAACTCGCATTGTTTCTAGCTAACCTCTTTTTGCATTCACTCAGTCTATGACCAGGTTTCTTGCAGTAGAAACAGAGGTTCAAGCGTCGGCAGTCTTCCCTAGTGGCATTTCTAATGGTTCGGGCGCTAGGGTTTTTGGTTCTAGATTGGATAGCTGCCATGAGGTAGTCACCATCGTTATCATAACGAGGTGCATCTAGTCTAGAAGGTTCTGCGAAACGACCAGTGATGGCAATCGTCTCATATGCCGCATCCATCATCTTAGTTAGGGACTGAGGACTGTGGATCAGGACTAGATGGTACGTATTTTGGTTGAACAAACGCATATATATAGCCATAGCCCCTTTTTCAGTCCAGTGGTCCGGGGGCATCATCTTCCACAACCTTCTGAATTCGGAGTTCAGTTTCTCGATCCCCAAACGAGCTTCTGATAGCTGGTTAATGGAGTTCAGGACCTTGTTTGGGTCTGTGTACTTCCGGAACCTCTTCTCAAAGTCTGATAGCATTTCATCGAACTTAATTTCCGGATTTCCGTTGATATAGTCGAAAGCCGAGGTAGCAGCAGAGAAGCGCAGTATCGGAtcttgttattattttctacgTAAAACAGAAGCCTCCTTCTTTCTATATATTCtacataatatataataattagtTACATGATTATTCCAAATACTAGATGTATAAATAGGTCTCCtatttatacttttagTTTAGATACAATTTGCAATGTAATGTGTTGAACTTATCATTACATTCTTATCGGCATCTGTTGTTTCAGGTTTACGACCATATTTCCTAAATAGGAAATATTACTAATGGTATATCGTAATCTAGCTCTTGTTAAGCTTATATTACAACAAGAACACAAATTAGACGGTTTCGTGGTCTAGTCGGTTATGGCATCTGCTTAACACGCAGAACGTCCCCAGTTCGATCCTGGGcgaaatcattaatttgttttttacTTTTCCTTTTACGGTAAACAGCTCCTCATATTCGTTCTTTCAGGTGCCCTTCTCTCTTACAAAACTGCCCTATATCACCTATCTCTGAACATTACCAACCGTAATAAGATAACACACAATGAAATCAACTGAAATAAGAGAACGTCAGTTACACGGCGAATCCTATCATTTCGAATGGTCCGTCTGCCACACAACATGTTCGACCAAGCCAAGAAGTACACACAGTTACAAGGTCGTAATGTGTGCCATTACCTAAGTCTATTGAGTGATGTGATGTGATGTGATGGGTGGAAACGGTGTCGGGTAACGCAACTCTGACGGCTGTATTTTCCAAAAGGGGAATCACGTGTGTGCGGGTGTCTGTGTGTAAAATATTGGTCTGCGGAAATATAACACACCGCCATGAACCAGGTGTAGTGGGCGTTCCCACGGATGTACCGTTGCGCTGGGCTCT
Coding sequences:
- the TPHA0O00660 gene encoding gag protein (Ty like retrotransposon), translating into MLSDFEKRFRKYTDPNKVLNSINQLSEARLGIEKLNSEFRRLWKMMPPDHWTEKGAMAIYMRLFNQNTYHLVLIHSPQSLTKMMDAAYETIAITGRFAEPSRLDAPRYDNDGDYLMAAIQSRTKNPSARTIRNATREDCRRLNLCFYCKKPGHRLSECKKRLARNNASSSNNAVLDQSKKSDEVYNSSKTLYPIINTILNPVVGTTLTTQLTVQGTQLNVLLDSGSPTSFIRKDIVQKLKLPYHEASPFSFKGFTSNEIKHTSLAAQIPVSTTNQVITIWAYIMNHMEHDLLIGNPILDKYPTLKEGPRIESAESAESVKSLKSLKSVKSAKFVKSESLKSVKSAKFVKSESLKSEPLKSEPLTSESLKTAKEAKSEMLECINPEPAEILKPVESIMARQSEIAEEAQEQHLSTISEPNLDNAILNNPGLISDIETATMMVCIKKVSQSEDMTLLTSCPMS
- the TAG1 gene encoding Tag1p (similar to Saccharomyces cerevisiae YLR173W; ancestral locus Anc_1.386), with protein sequence MEERDLETQQLLNQPAAPENDIRQRALIRERTKKSVIVSCFFLGIIILTSFYIFIKSNIPPNDVIQQSIFDISQVEVNRVSLDGWTDGGDALNNDGGKFLQISAFTNITLNYDKWNSKNYTSELTDFQKKSLRNINEHVIKELCIDFENISTYNGMNEESKELGTIFLKDTICINVRNNITTPIKITLLLKPNTKNIVDVLKKIWKKDYDHLNIWSDMSLKLSKKSYLLFGANLRFYTLDNIKLNWQKFINWKKNEEGADQLRHLFDNITINSIRVTDSETGFDADFTAEIPTFIDYSKLIEIPRNMKLPKLKWQLKLPNCNGVFDISLHNIDLLTNSFPIRNVEKIKIGGSASIFDFFPNELMNDICWYNDENIQTPMSRLIDKLLNSTELITIQTKPSLVEDENCQNCLIPGQIMKEAFDVFPFLPVKANITANFDKLVDNFTIEDLKIKWINTDSGQRKLSMVGKLIGLLNLSFYQTSGQKISVQNLKGNISLYHNEIHFLSLPMKVWHNATSEIIHDINDGHSLMKLYLELPNDEIEIINKWELTKFLNEIMFGGSSLVHAIMDLDVNIKTIVGEIVLFGVKTENDVIVR
- the TPHA0O00640 gene encoding SDR family oxidoreductase, with the translated sequence MAVLVTGASGFIALHVINLLLSQNYKVIGTVRSQDKVDKIIKQFNNPNLSFELVTDITKLDAFDETLKKHSNEIDYVIHMASPLPDEGNTDFENHYLLPAVNGTKSVLSAIKKFAPKGVKHVVMTSSIVAMLNVNDDSAITTEKDWNPITWEQAKTSSFLCYFGSKTYSEKAAWDFLKENKDEVDFKFTTVNPVMVFGRQMFDEDVKDTLNVSCEYVNKILYLPPTEKLSQDYAMSYVHVDDVALAHVMAMREDRLDGERLLLSAGTYSDQLVANSINKQFPQVKGTIPAAIENCDKLMIRYDSIATQKQLGIEWKSFDVAVYDIAHQALKRLGKL